One genomic segment of Primulina tabacum isolate GXHZ01 chromosome 9, ASM2559414v2, whole genome shotgun sequence includes these proteins:
- the LOC142556646 gene encoding glycosyl hydrolase 5 family protein-like: MNIMEAIIFLLLLQTANSFGLATNSRWIVNQARGKRVKLACANWVSHLQPMIAEGMEKQALKYIAGQIAATGFNCVRFTWATFMFTRADYGNLTVSQSLDKYGLKDAKAGIAKNNPQFLNMNVIEVHRAVVNELGRNNLMVVLDNHVSEPKWCCNGSDGNGFFGDVSFDPDEWLKGLAAVAATYKGNPAVVAMSMRNELRGDRQNEPDWYKYMQQGALVINKQNPDVLVIVSGLHYDTILGFLKSNPFGVNIGNKLVFEAHWYTFGTLAEKWKSQTNLVCASMTQSAENNYLFLIRGNHSYPLFLSEYGIDQTGVNEADNRYISCFLAAIVENDIDWALWTFQGSYMLREGGVNVGESYGIMDFNWVRPKSTTFVQRLQFARQMNQDSNPSHPTSYKIFHPQTGQCLQFGQNDIFLSNCVSATRWDQHQDGGPIKLAGSPRCLVVAGDNVAAHVSKDCASNSSKWKTVSNSRLHLAAQNGQGSYLCLEKNAADATILTKKCLCVGDNLVDLPTCAENPQVQWFKLVPVNV, from the exons ATGAATATCATGGAAGCGATCATTTTCCTGCTTCTTCTTCAAACAGCAAATTCATTCGGTCTCGCGACTAACTCCAGATGGATAGTGAATCAAGCAAGAGGAAAACGAGTAAAACTCGCCTGCGCGAATTGGGTCTCACACTTGCAGCCAATGATAGCAGAAGGGATGGAAAAACAGGCCCTGAAATACATAGCAGGGCAGATAGCCGCAACTGGGTTTAACTGTGTGAGATTCACATGGGCTACATTCATGTTTACCAGGGCTGACTATGGTAACCTTACCGTGTCGCAATCACTAGATAAATATGGACTGAAAGACGCCAAAGCGGGAATTGCTAAAAATAATCCCCAGTTTCTGAACATGAATGTGATCGAAGTTCATAGAGCAGTGGTGAATGAACTTGGGAGGAATAATCTGATGGTGGTGCTGGATAACCATGTCAGCGAGCCAAAATGGTGTTGCAATGGCAGTGATGGGAATGGGTTCTTCGGGGATGTCAGCTTCGATCCCGATGAATGGTTAAAGGGATTGGCAGCGGTTGCAGCGACGTATAAAGGCAATCCCgcg GTAGTAGCAATGAGCATGAGAAATGAACTTAGAGGTGACAGACAAAACGAGCCGGATTGGTACAAATACATGCAACAAGGCGCCCTCGTCATCAATAAACAAAACCCTGATGTATTAGTAATAGTCTCTGGTCTACACTACGACACCATTCTAGGATTCCTGAAATCAAATCCATTTGGGGTGAACATAGGCAATAAGTTGGTGTTCGAAGCACATTGGTACACCTTTGGAACCCTAGCTGAGAAATGGAAGTCTCAAACCAACCTAGTGTGCGCAAGCATGACTCAAAGTGctgaaaacaattaccttttCTTGATTAGAGGAAACCATTCTTACCCTCTGTTTCTTAGTGAATATGGTATAGACCAAACAGGTGTAAATGAGGCTGATAATCGATATATAAGTTGCTTCTTGGCGGCCATAGTAGAAAATGATATAGATTGGGCGTTATGGACTTTTCAAGGAAGCTATATGCTTAGAGAGGGTGGAGTTAACGTCGGAGAATCTTATGGGATTATGGATTTTAATTGGGTTCGTCCTAAAAGTACTACTTTTGTGCAAAGATTGCAATTTGCGAGACAGATGAATCAAG ATTCAAATCCGAGTCATCCAACTTCCTACAAAATATTCCACCCCCAAACTGGTCAATGCTTGCAGTTTGGCCAAAACGACATCTTCCTATCCAACTGCGTCTCTGCAACTCGATGGGATCAACACCAAGACGGTGGTCCAATCAAGCTTGCCGGAAGTCCACGGTGCCTAGTGGTGGCGGGAGACAATGTTGCCGCACATGTTTCGAAGGATTGCGCCAGCAATAGCAGCAAGTGGAAGACTGTTTCCAACTCTAGGCTTCATTTAGCTGCCCAGAATGGTCAAGGGAGTTATTTGTGCTTAGAAAAGAATGCAGCCGATGCCACAATTCTTACTAAGAAATGTCTCTGTGTAGGAGACAACCTAGTCGATCTTCCTACCTGTGCTGAAAATCCTCAAGTACAATGGTTTAAGCTTGTCCCCGTTAatgtataa
- the LOC142556648 gene encoding putative membrane-associated kinase regulator 2 codes for MEAFSLLKYWRTSGGSGSSVSTAETTVVHPRAATKTIFTSSRAESPGSSHGEDGPYFDLEFALPEDERDNEEESPEKTEENYQRSPKTANGNETESGNGGEEKSESEEEEEEGEVNFTLTSDQNHELTLSPSEVLFKGSSVSVEPTSIILNDSEVNSRFPVFLLKSATKFRVLLLKLKKSKSVNGILEKTEKMDANSHENSSPREFQVKQSTLSGKFLTVMCQAEEVRMPLVSSFTRGNSSKSKHGGKCTKNNQEDSDSTAASEERKLTKEVVQKYIKMVKPLYVGVSKRYVEKLKFSGQLNISAGAASKSGGAVSLPAKKGGETTKAASSAGCVNTHSKQSSINSNLQAGLKVVRKHLGKIRSTSAIVTPPPPPGKMDPSRRDDSLLQIHDGIQGAILHCKKSFNATRYVESSGLSRSVSDPSYEKSVIMSTDSSSSTSSSSFSWE; via the exons ATGGAAGCCTTCAGTTTACTCAAATACTGGCGTACCAGCGGCGGAAGTGGAAGCAGCGTCAGTACTGCGGAAACCACCGTTGTCCATCCACGCGCTGCCACGAAAACCATCTTCACTTCTTCCCGGGCCGAAAGCCCTGGCTCTTCACACGGAGAGGACGGTCCATATTTTGACCTGGAATTCGCCCTTCCGGAAGATGAAAGAGACAATGAAGAAGAATCGCCAGAGAAAACGGAAGAAAATTACCAAAGATCTCCGAAGACTGCAAATGGAAACGAGACGGAAAGTGGGAATGGTGGTGAAGAAAAGTCAGAgagtgaagaagaagaagaagaaggggAGGTGAACTTTACTCTTACTTCTGATCAGAATCATGAACTCACTCTTTCCCCTTCGGAAGTTCTTTTCAAAGGGAGTTCGGTTTCGGTTGAGCCGACTAgcattattttgaatgattcgGAAGTTAACTCTAGATTCCCTGTTTTTCTACTGAAATCAGCAACCAAGTTCCGGGTGCTTCTCCTGAAGCTAAAGAAATCAAAATCTGTAAATGGGATTCTTGAAAAGACCGAGAAAATGGATGCTAATAGTCATGAAAATTCCTCTCCTCGGGAATTTCAAGTAAAGCAGAGTACACTGAGCGGTAAGTTTCTCACTGTGATGTGTCAAGCTGAGGAAGTAAGAATGCCTCTTGTTTCTTCATTTACCAGAGGTAATAGCTCAAAGAGTAAGCATGGCGGCAAATGTACGAAGAATAATCAAGAAGATTCTGATTCAACGGCGGCCTCAGAAGAGAGAAAATTGACAAAAGAAGTGGTGCAAAAGTACATAAAAATGGTGAAGCCTTTGTACGTTGGCGTCTCGAAACGTTATGTGGAGAAGTTGAAGTTTTCTGGGCAGTTGAACATTTCAGCCGGAGCAGCTTCCAAGAGTGGCGGAGCGGTTTCTCTTCCGGCGAAGAAAGGAGGGGAGACGACAAAAGCCGCGTCGTCGGCCGGATGCGTGAATACTCACTCAAAGCAATCTTCCATAAATAGTAATCTGCAAGCAGGGCTAAAAGTAGTGCGTAAGCACCTGGGCAAAATCCGGTCAACTTCCGCCATCGTAACGCCGCCTCCGCCGCCCGGGAAGATGGATCCCAGCCGTCGTGATGACTCGTTGCTGCAAATCCATGATGGCATTCAAGGCGCCATTCTCCATTGCAAGAAATCATTCAACGCAACAAGAT ACGTGGAATCTTCGGGATTGTCTCGCTCGGTGAGTGATCCGTCGTACGAGAAATCTGTAATAATGTCAACGGATTCTTCGTCTTCAACGTcgtcatcatcattttcatggGAATAA
- the LOC142504459 gene encoding late embryogenesis abundant protein At1g64065-like, with protein sequence MDNPNQQGYPLAPATGPRSDEESVTNYRSEQAMKKKKRMKCLAYIAIFAVLQAIIIVVFSVVFLRVKTPKVRLEQVTIANTGNDNIVSFSAGVTVKNTNYGRYKFDSSLATITSQNGVVLGWLAIPEARAGARSTKRILVAGNLTPPAADSNGNLSVSIGANVRGKVELLRIMKRKKSADMFCTMIINLPTNSVKNLVCK encoded by the coding sequence ATGGATAATCCGAATCAACAAGGATACCCGTTAGCCCCGGCCACGGGGCCACGAAGCGACGAGGAATCGGTTACGAATTACCGTTCCGAACAAGcaatgaagaagaagaaaagaatgaaatgCTTGGCTTATATTGCTATTTTTGCTGTGCTTCAGGCCATCATAATCGTCGTGTTCAGCGTTGTTTTTCTACGTGTCAAAACGCCCAAGGTGAGATTGGAACAAGTCACGATTGCGAATACAGGGAATGACAATATTGTTAGCTTTTCTGCTGGAGTTACGGTTAAGAACACCAACTATGGACGTTACAAATTTGATAGTAGTTTGGCTACTATCACGTCGCAGAATGGCGTCGTCCTTGGATGGCTAGCGATCCCCGAGGCACGTGCTGGGGCACGTTCTACTAAAAGGATTTTGGTGGCCGGGAATTTAACTCCACCTGCTGCTGATTCCAATGGTAACTTGTCCGTGAGTATTGGGGCGAATGTAAGAGGTAAAGTGGAATTATTGAGAATTATGAAAAGGAAGAAATCGGCTGATATGTTTTGCACTATGATCATCAACTTGCCCACCAACTCGGTTAAAAATTTGGTATGCAAGTAA
- the LOC142555649 gene encoding respiratory burst oxidase homolog protein A-like, which translates to MESTGKYDSRWDGDSVPSRNSEASTHSAEEFVEVTLDFQDDDTIILRSVEPATVITIDGNDIIAGIEAPVPLSTSRSPTMHRSSSYRLLQFSQELKAEAVAKAKHFSQELKAELRRFSRSHGHASRILSTVGGVGGNGLESALAARAMRRQRAQLDRTRSGAQKALKGLKFITKSKKNSVDAWEEVEKNFQKLARDGFLYRADFAQCIGMKDSNEFGLELFDALSRRRRLKFEKISRDELFEFWSQITDQSFDSRLQIFFDMVDKNEDGRITETEVKEIIMLSASANKLSRLKEQAEEYAALIMEELDPERLGYIELWQLETLLLQKDTYLNYSQALSYTSQAMSQNLHGLRNRGRIQRLSNKFLYFVEENWKRIWVTLLWIMIMIGLFTWKFYQYKQKNAYKIMGYCLLTAKGAAETLKFNMALVLLPVCRNTITWLRSSNVAYFVPFDDNINFHQTIAAAIVVGVILHVGNHLACDFPRLTRVSESNYSLYLNDDFGDRRPTYPDLVGGIEGVTGILMLIFMIIAFILATRWFRRSLIKLPKPLDRLTGYNAFWYAHHLFVLVYVLLIIHGNYLYLVHDWYKKTTWMYLAVPVLIYACERILRFFRSGFRSVRLLKVAIYPGNVLTLQMSKPSQFKYKSGQYMFVQCPAISPFEWHPFSITSAPGDDYLSIHVRQLGDWTHELKRVFSEACEAPVSGKSGLLQADETTKKSLPKLLIDGPYGAPAQNYRKYDVLLLIGLGIGATPFISILKDLLNNIIKLEEQADSISDFSRCSDHSGGSFSSSSLNKVSPKRKKPLRTTNAYFYWVTREQGSFDWFKGVMDEVAELDQRGVIEMHNYLTSVYEEGDARSALITMVQALNHAKNGVDIVSGTRVRTHFARPNWKKVLSKIGTKHANARMGVFYCGAPVLAKELNQLCNEYNQKGSTKFEFHKEHF; encoded by the exons ATGGAAAGCACCGGAAAATATGACAGCCGATGGGATGGTGATTCTGTGCCATCTAGGAATTCGGAAGCGTCAACGCACTCGGCAGAAGAGTTCGTGGAAGTGACGCTTGATTTTCAGGATGACGATACGATTATACTGCGAAGTGTTGAGCCGGCCACGGTTATTACCATCGACGGAAATGACATCATTGCCGGGATCGAAGCTCCGGTGCCATTGTCGACTTCGAGATCGCCCACAATGCACCGGAGCTCCTCTTACAGACTGCTTCAGTTTTCTCAGGAGTTGAAGGCGGAAGCGGTGGCGAAGGCGAAGCATTTCTCTCAGGAGCTGAAAGCGGAGCTGCGGCGGTTCTCGCGGAGCCACGGGCATGCGTCTCGGATACTATCCACCGTTGGTGGGGTAGGCGGTAACGGCTTGGAATCTGCGCTGGCGGCGCGGGCGATGCGTCGCCAGCGTGCACAGCTGGATCGGACCCGGTCAGGCGCGCAGAAAGCACTTAAAGGGTTGAAATTCATCACTAAAAGCAAGAAAAACAGCGTTGATGCATGGGAAGAAGTCGAGAAAAATTTCCAGAAGCTCGCCAGGGACGGCTTTCTTTACCGCGCAGATTTCGCACAATGCATAG GGATGAAAGATTCCAATGAATTCGGGTTGGAATTATtcgatgcattgagcagaaggAGGAGATTGAAATTCGAAAAGATTTCGAGAGACGAACTTTTCGAATTTTGGTCGCAAATTACAGATCAAAGCTTCGACTCCAGGCTTCAGATTTTCTTCGACAT GGTAGACAAGAATGAGGATGGTCGGATCACCGAAACGGAAGTTAAGGAG ATCATTATGCTTAGTGCTTCTGCAAACAAGTTATCGAGACTAAAAGAACAAGCAGAAGAATATGCAGCTCTGATAATGGAAGAATTGGACCCTGAGAGACTTGGATACATTGag CTATGGCAGCTGGAAACACTATTATTACAAAAGGACACTTACTTAAATTACAGTCAAGCCCTGAGCTACACAAGCCAGGCCATGAGTCAAAATCTACATGGGCTTAGGAACAGAGGCCGGATCCAAAGATTGAGCAACAAGTTTCTCTATTTTGTCGAAGAAAATTGGAAGAGAATTTGGGTGACATTactttggatcatgatcatgattGGTCTTTTCACTTGGAAGTTCTACCAGTACAAACAGAAAAATGCTTACAAAATCATGGGTTATTGTCTTCTAACGGCTAAAGGTGCAGCTGAAACTTTGAAATTCAACATGGCGCTTGTTTTATTGCCTGTGTGTAGGAATACCATTACTTGGCTGAGGTCCTCCAACGTGGCTTATTTTGTGCCATTTGATGACAATATCAACTTTCACCAG ACCATTGCTGCTGCTATTGTAGTTGGTGTCATACTTCACGTTGGTAACCACCTTGCCTGCGACTTCCCTAGGCTTACACGTGTATCCGAGTCCAACTATTCCCTTTATTTGAATGATGACTTTGGTGATCGTCGGCCCACATACCCAGACCTTGTTGGAGGAATTGAGGGTGTGACGGGAATCTTGATGCTTATCTTCATGATAATTGCTTTTATATTGGCAACACGGTGGTTTAGAAGGAGTCTGATCAAGTTGCCGAAGCCATTAGATAGGCTTACAGGATACAATGCTTTCTGGTATGCACACCACTTGTTTGTCTTGGTCTACGTCTTGCTTATCATCCATGGTAATTATCTTTACCTTGTGCATGACTGGTACAAAAAGACG ACATGGATGTATCTGGCAGTTCCGGTACTTATTTATGCCTGTGAAAGAATACTCAGATTCTTCCGGTCGGGTTTCCGTAGCGTCCGGCTTCTGAAG gTTGCTATTTATCCAGGAAATGTCCTCACCTTACAAATGTCAAAGCCTTCGCAATTTAAATACAAGAGCGGGCAATACATGTTTGTACAGTGTCCTGCCATTTCTCCATTTGAATG GCATCCATTTTCAATTACCTCGGCGCCTGGTGATGACTACCTTAGTATTCACGTACGACAGTTAGGTGATTGGACACATGAACTAAAAAGGGTGTTTTCTGAGGCATGTGAGGCACCAGTTTCTGGAAAGAGTGGGCTACTTCAAGCGGATGAAACTACCAAGAAAAG TTTGCCAAAGTTACTAATTGACGGACCTTATGGAGCTCCGGCACAAAACTACAGAAAATACGACGTCCTCTTACTTATTGGTCTTGGGATAGGAGCGACACCTTTCATAAGCATCCTAAAAGATTTACTAAACAATATTATCAAACTGGAGGAGCAGGCT GATTCAATTTCAGATTTCAGCAGGTGTTCAGATCATAGTGGGGGATCTTTCAGCTCTTCCTCCCTTAATAAGGTTTCACCGAAAAGAAAGAAACCTCTTAGAACCACCAATGCTTACTTTTATTGGGTCACGAGAGAGCAAGGGTCGTTCGATTGGTTCAAAGGAGTCATGGATGAAGTAGCTGAACTTGATCAAAGG GGTGTCATTGAGATGCACAACTATTTAACTAGTGTATACGAGGAAGGGGATGCTCGATCGGCTCTCATCACCATGGTTCAGGCACTTAACCATGCCAAAAATGGGGTTGATATTGTGTCCGGCACGAGG GTTAGAACCCATTTTGCAAGGCCTAATTGGAAAAAAGTTCTCTCAAAAATCGGCACCAAGCATGCTAATGCAAGGATGG GAGTTTTCTATTGTGGGGCACCAGTTTTGGCAAAAGAACTCAACCAGCTCTGCAATGAATATAACCAGAAGGGGTCAACCAAATTTGAATTCCACAAGGAACATTTCTGA